One genomic segment of Streptomyces sp. RKND-216 includes these proteins:
- a CDS encoding VOC family protein — protein MVHVLSSRILLRPTDPERSRAFYGGTLGLAVAREFGTGPERGTVYFLGGGFLEISGRAEEPSSPGLRLWLQVDDVAAAHAELGAAGAEVLRPPLREPWGLEEMWIAAPDGVRICVVEVPADHPMRYRPGL, from the coding sequence ATGGTCCATGTACTGAGCAGCCGCATCCTGCTCCGGCCCACCGACCCCGAACGTTCCCGCGCCTTCTACGGCGGGACGCTGGGCCTGGCGGTGGCCCGCGAGTTCGGCACCGGACCGGAGCGCGGCACCGTCTACTTCCTCGGCGGCGGGTTCCTGGAGATCTCCGGCCGTGCCGAGGAACCGTCCTCTCCCGGCCTGCGGCTGTGGCTCCAGGTCGACGACGTCGCCGCGGCCCACGCGGAGCTGGGCGCCGCGGGCGCCGAGGTGCTGCGTCCGCCCCTGCGGGAGCCGTGGGGGCTGGAGGAGATGTGGATCGCCGCCCCGGACGGCGTGCGGATCTGCGTGGTGGAGGTGCCGGCCGACCACCCGATGCGCTACCGCCCGGGCCTCTGA
- a CDS encoding DUF5134 domain-containing protein: MHGPAVVSWLLVVMCGATGVYCLRRAARAAGAPPGGARVEGVMGLAMAAMALPVRPAGAVAEAAFAVFFGALAAAALWSARPVRADRAGGRHFGHGLHHALEALAMAYMAMVMAAAGGGQHAGHGAGPGGVPVLTGALLAYFAGFALYTGARLAPAAAVPATAPAGSGAGAFRRLPPAAGMAHACRLTLALSSFAMLLTV, encoded by the coding sequence ATGCACGGGCCTGCCGTGGTGAGTTGGCTGCTGGTCGTGATGTGCGGGGCCACGGGAGTGTACTGCCTGCGCAGGGCCGCGCGTGCCGCCGGTGCGCCACCCGGCGGGGCGCGCGTCGAGGGGGTGATGGGCCTGGCCATGGCGGCCATGGCGCTGCCCGTCCGGCCCGCCGGAGCGGTCGCGGAGGCCGCCTTCGCGGTGTTCTTCGGCGCGCTGGCGGCCGCGGCGCTGTGGTCGGCCCGCCCGGTGCGGGCCGACCGTGCCGGCGGCCGGCACTTCGGGCACGGCCTGCACCACGCGCTGGAGGCGCTGGCGATGGCGTACATGGCGATGGTGATGGCGGCCGCAGGCGGCGGACAGCACGCCGGGCACGGCGCGGGACCCGGCGGCGTACCCGTGCTGACCGGCGCCCTACTCGCCTACTTCGCGGGTTTCGCGCTGTACACCGGCGCCCGGCTGGCCCCGGCTGCGGCGGTCCCGGCCACGGCTCCCGCAGGGAGCGGAGCGGGCGCCTTCCGGCGCCTTCCTCCCGCCGCGGGGATGGCCCACGCGTGCCGGCTCACGCTGGCCCTGAGTTCCTTCGCCATGCTGCTCACGGTGTGA
- a CDS encoding M56 family metallopeptidase translates to MLVPLALLVLGALAAAAAPRVLTRSSWPDREPVLALWAWQCVVAGVLLSCLLAMALSAAAAWQAVRDHVFAPAPHGVQEAYGLGAYDGWAGAVALLLACGGAWTAAMLLREIRDARLRLKRRRDELRVRAPRLPGEETCAGGPLVVLESDRADAWWLPGAVPQLVITTAALRRLKGRQLDAVLEHEQGHARARHDWLLNCSSALAVGFPRVPVFAAFRDQVHRLVELAADDVASRRHGRLTTALALVELNEDRGVFGPCPAEGALVPARVHRLLTPAPRLTVTRRLRTVAVASLVPLIPLAVAFVPGLSALG, encoded by the coding sequence ATGTTGGTGCCGCTCGCGCTGCTGGTCCTGGGGGCGCTGGCCGCTGCGGCGGCTCCCCGTGTCCTCACGCGCTCCTCCTGGCCGGACCGGGAACCGGTGCTGGCCCTGTGGGCCTGGCAGTGCGTGGTGGCGGGCGTTCTGCTCTCCTGCCTCCTCGCCATGGCGCTCTCCGCCGCGGCCGCCTGGCAGGCGGTGCGCGACCACGTGTTCGCCCCGGCGCCGCACGGTGTCCAGGAGGCGTACGGACTCGGCGCGTACGACGGGTGGGCGGGCGCCGTCGCCCTTCTTCTGGCCTGCGGCGGCGCGTGGACGGCGGCGATGCTGCTGCGGGAGATCCGCGACGCGCGGCTGCGGCTGAAGCGGCGCCGCGACGAACTTCGGGTCCGCGCACCCCGGCTGCCCGGCGAGGAGACCTGCGCCGGCGGGCCGCTGGTGGTGCTGGAGAGCGACCGCGCGGACGCCTGGTGGCTGCCCGGGGCCGTTCCGCAACTGGTCATCACGACCGCGGCGCTGCGCCGCTTGAAGGGACGGCAGCTGGACGCCGTGCTGGAGCACGAACAGGGCCACGCACGCGCCCGCCACGACTGGCTGCTGAACTGCTCCTCCGCCCTCGCCGTCGGCTTCCCCCGGGTGCCGGTCTTCGCCGCCTTCCGCGACCAGGTGCACCGCCTGGTCGAACTGGCGGCCGACGACGTCGCCTCCCGCCGTCACGGCCGCCTCACCACGGCCCTCGCACTGGTCGAACTCAACGAGGACCGCGGCGTGTTCGGCCCCTGCCCGGCCGAGGGCGCCCTGGTCCCCGCCCGGGTCCACCGGCTGCTCACCCCGGCCCCGCGCCTGACGGTGACCCGCCGGCTGCGGACCGTCGCCGTCGCCTCACTGGTGCCGCTGATCCCGCTCGCGGTGGCCTTCGTCCCCGGACTCAGCGCCCTGGGCTGA
- a CDS encoding phosphatase PAP2 family protein has product MSAASRLPSSPPPTGAPSPRQAAPWVWASVCGGLGIALILLVVAGWPPLIDLDDAVSHALHDAALSHPGWTGTARVLTDWVWDTVTMRMLVAVVFVVLWWRGERALAFLLAVAMLLGVLVQQGLKALVGRERPQWENPVDAAHFAAMPSGHAMTAALACGLLTWVAWTRLHRPALCWTVTAVAAVSVAGVSLTRVFLGVHWLTDVLSGVALGLAMAALAAGSWQALRTAGKIAA; this is encoded by the coding sequence ATGTCCGCTGCGTCACGTCTGCCCTCCTCCCCACCCCCCACCGGGGCGCCGTCGCCACGGCAGGCGGCGCCGTGGGTGTGGGCTTCCGTGTGCGGCGGCCTGGGCATCGCCCTGATCCTGCTGGTCGTCGCCGGCTGGCCGCCGCTGATCGACCTGGACGACGCTGTCTCCCACGCCCTGCACGACGCCGCGCTCTCCCATCCCGGCTGGACCGGCACCGCGCGGGTGCTCACGGACTGGGTGTGGGACACGGTCACCATGCGGATGCTGGTCGCGGTGGTGTTCGTGGTGCTCTGGTGGCGCGGAGAGCGTGCCCTGGCCTTCCTCCTCGCCGTCGCCATGCTGCTCGGCGTCCTCGTGCAGCAGGGCCTCAAGGCCCTCGTCGGGCGCGAACGGCCGCAGTGGGAGAACCCCGTGGACGCGGCCCACTTCGCCGCGATGCCCTCCGGACACGCCATGACGGCGGCCCTCGCATGCGGCCTGCTCACCTGGGTGGCCTGGACCCGCCTGCACCGGCCCGCCCTGTGCTGGACCGTGACGGCGGTCGCGGCGGTCTCCGTGGCGGGCGTGTCCCTCACCCGCGTCTTCCTGGGGGTGCACTGGCTGACCGACGTGCTGTCCGGCGTCGCCCTGGGCCTGGCCATGGCGGCGTTGGCGGCCGGGAGTTGGCAAGCGCTGCGGACCGCGGGGAAGATCGCCGCATGA
- a CDS encoding HAD-IA family hydrolase, with protein sequence MTVRGVLFDFSGTLLRVEPAARWLAAVLAGSGVELPPAEAAGYAARLERAGALPGGAPPRAVPPHLDRLWWERDRSAEQHRAAYTGLARQVPLPREDLYDALYDRHMRPEAWEPYPDTVEVLAALRDRGVPVAVVSNIGWDLRPVFRGHALDGFVQEYVLSFEHGVQKPDPRLFRTACAALRLEPDEVLMVGDDRRADGGATAVGCAYHPVDHLPVEQRPHGLRPLLDLLGPA encoded by the coding sequence ATGACGGTTCGCGGTGTGCTGTTCGACTTCTCCGGAACCCTGCTGCGCGTCGAGCCCGCGGCCCGGTGGCTGGCCGCCGTACTGGCCGGGTCGGGCGTGGAGCTGCCCCCGGCGGAGGCCGCGGGGTACGCGGCGCGGCTCGAACGGGCGGGCGCCCTGCCGGGCGGTGCGCCGCCGCGGGCCGTACCGCCCCACCTGGACCGGCTGTGGTGGGAGCGGGACCGCAGTGCGGAGCAGCACCGGGCGGCGTACACCGGGCTGGCCCGGCAGGTGCCGCTGCCCAGGGAGGACTTGTACGACGCCCTGTACGACCGGCACATGAGGCCGGAGGCCTGGGAGCCCTACCCGGACACCGTCGAGGTCCTTGCCGCGCTCCGCGACCGCGGGGTCCCGGTGGCGGTGGTGAGCAACATCGGCTGGGACCTGCGTCCGGTGTTCCGCGGCCACGCACTGGACGGCTTCGTCCAGGAGTACGTGCTCTCGTTCGAGCACGGCGTGCAGAAGCCGGACCCTCGGCTCTTCCGTACCGCGTGCGCGGCGCTGAGACTGGAACCGGATGAGGTGCTCATGGTGGGCGACGACCGGCGCGCCGACGGGGGCGCGACGGCCGTGGGATGCGCCTACCACCCCGTGGACCATCTGCCGGTCGAGCAGCGACCGCACGGTCTGCGGCCGCTGCTCGACCTGCTGGGGCCGGCCTGA
- a CDS encoding TetR/AcrR family transcriptional regulator, which yields MSPRSASVNEELRRRSRERLLQATVELVGERGYEATTLGDIADRAGSARGLISYYFPGKRQLFQSAVHRLMHLTLDEALDRPPAPQGPDAGREVLARAIDAVLGLARDRPVLMRAHMAGILQQEGFVKCDEQRRLAALLRTAMVRYGSEDPDTDYPMLRALLMGAVVAVLLPGAPMPLARLRAELFDRYELDWGLGVPPAETAPTTGAGPPPPPPATLPAQG from the coding sequence ATGTCCCCTCGGAGCGCATCGGTCAATGAAGAGTTGCGCCGACGCTCCCGGGAGCGGCTGTTGCAGGCGACCGTGGAGCTGGTGGGCGAACGCGGGTACGAGGCCACGACGCTCGGCGACATCGCCGACCGGGCCGGTTCCGCACGGGGGCTGATCTCCTACTACTTCCCCGGCAAGCGGCAACTGTTCCAGTCGGCGGTGCACCGGCTGATGCACCTGACGCTCGACGAGGCCCTGGACAGGCCGCCCGCGCCGCAGGGCCCGGACGCCGGCCGCGAGGTGCTGGCCCGCGCGATCGACGCGGTCCTCGGGCTCGCCCGCGACCGGCCGGTGCTGATGCGGGCGCACATGGCCGGGATCCTCCAGCAGGAGGGCTTCGTCAAGTGCGACGAGCAACGCCGTCTCGCCGCGCTGCTCCGCACGGCGATGGTGCGCTACGGGTCAGAGGACCCGGACACCGACTACCCGATGCTGCGCGCCCTCCTGATGGGGGCGGTGGTGGCGGTCCTGCTGCCCGGCGCCCCGATGCCGCTGGCGCGGCTGCGCGCCGAGCTCTTCGACCGGTACGAGCTGGACTGGGGACTCGGCGTACCGCCCGCCGAGACCGCCCCCACGACCGGCGCCGGACCTCCCCCTCCGCCGCCGGCCACGCTGCCGGCGCAGGGCTGA
- a CDS encoding exo-alpha-sialidase, which translates to MTEVLLAVGTRKGLFLARRDAGRRAQDGWEFDGPHFNAQAVYSVAIDTRPGGAPRLLVGGDSAHWGPSVFRSDDLGASWQEPERPAVRFPEDTGTSLERVWQLQPGGLDEPEVVYAGTEPGALFRSEDGGSSFALVRALWDHPTRKDWVPGGGGLGLHTVLVDPRDSRRVTVAVSTGGAYRTTDGGQSWEPCNRGVQATFLPESQRFPEYGQCVHKVARDAEHPDRLYLQNHWGVYRSEDGGGAWTSIGDSLPSDFGFPVVAHPRRGGTAYVFPLNADSDRVPADRHCRVHRTRDAGATWEAPGAGLPEQAHYGPVLRDAMCADDADPAGVYFGNRNGEVYGSADEGDSWRRLARHLPDVLCIRAAVIG; encoded by the coding sequence ATGACGGAAGTACTGCTCGCGGTAGGTACCCGCAAGGGCCTGTTCCTGGCCCGCCGGGACGCCGGACGACGCGCCCAGGACGGCTGGGAGTTCGACGGGCCGCACTTCAACGCGCAGGCCGTCTACTCGGTCGCGATCGACACCCGCCCCGGCGGCGCGCCCCGGCTGCTGGTGGGCGGGGACAGCGCGCACTGGGGCCCGTCGGTCTTCCGCTCCGACGACCTCGGGGCCTCCTGGCAGGAGCCCGAGCGGCCCGCCGTCCGCTTCCCGGAGGACACCGGCACGTCGCTGGAGCGGGTCTGGCAGCTCCAACCCGGCGGTCTCGACGAGCCGGAGGTGGTCTACGCGGGCACCGAGCCGGGCGCGCTGTTCCGCTCCGAGGACGGCGGCAGCAGCTTCGCGCTGGTCCGCGCGCTGTGGGACCACCCCACCCGGAAGGACTGGGTGCCGGGCGGTGGCGGGCTCGGCCTGCACACCGTCCTCGTCGACCCGCGCGACTCCCGCCGCGTCACGGTCGCCGTCTCCACCGGAGGCGCCTACCGCACCACGGACGGCGGGCAGAGCTGGGAGCCGTGCAACCGGGGCGTGCAGGCGACGTTCCTGCCCGAGTCGCAGCGCTTCCCGGAGTACGGCCAGTGCGTGCACAAGGTCGCGCGCGACGCGGAGCACCCGGACCGGCTCTACCTCCAGAACCACTGGGGCGTCTACCGCAGCGAGGACGGCGGCGGCGCCTGGACGTCGATCGGCGACTCGCTGCCCTCCGACTTCGGCTTCCCCGTCGTGGCGCACCCGCGCCGCGGGGGCACGGCGTACGTCTTCCCGCTCAACGCCGACTCCGACCGGGTGCCCGCCGACCGGCACTGCCGCGTGCACCGCACCCGGGACGCGGGGGCGACGTGGGAGGCGCCGGGGGCCGGTCTTCCGGAGCAGGCGCACTACGGGCCGGTGCTGCGCGACGCGATGTGCGCCGACGACGCCGACCCGGCGGGCGTCTACTTCGGCAACCGCAACGGCGAGGTGTACGGCAGCGCGGACGAGGGTGACAGCTGGCGCCGCCTCGCCCGCCATCTGCCGGACGTGCTCTGCATCCGGGCCGCGGTGATCGGCTGA
- a CDS encoding uracil-DNA glycosylase: MAARPLNEIVEQGWAKALEPVTERVAAMGDFLRAEIAAGRTYLPSGANVLRAFQQPFDEVRVLVVGQDPYPTPGHAVGLSFSVAPEVRPLPGSLENIFREMGDDLGVPRPSNGDLTPWTRQGVLLLNRALTTAPRRPAAHRGKGWEEVTEQAIRALAERGTPLVAVLWGRDARTLRPLLTGVPTVESAHPSPMSADRGFFGSRPFSRVNDLLAQQGAQPVDWRLP; the protein is encoded by the coding sequence GTGGCTGCACGACCGTTGAACGAGATCGTCGAACAAGGCTGGGCCAAGGCGCTGGAGCCGGTGACCGAACGGGTCGCCGCCATGGGCGACTTCCTGCGGGCGGAGATCGCCGCGGGGAGAACCTACCTCCCGTCCGGAGCGAACGTGCTGCGCGCCTTCCAGCAGCCGTTCGACGAGGTGCGCGTCCTCGTCGTCGGCCAGGACCCGTACCCCACGCCGGGGCATGCGGTGGGCCTCAGCTTCTCCGTCGCACCCGAGGTGCGTCCGCTGCCGGGCAGCCTGGAGAACATCTTCCGCGAGATGGGCGACGACCTCGGAGTGCCGCGCCCGTCGAACGGTGACCTGACTCCCTGGACCCGGCAGGGCGTGCTACTCCTCAACAGGGCGCTCACCACGGCCCCGCGCCGGCCCGCCGCACACCGCGGCAAGGGCTGGGAGGAGGTCACCGAGCAGGCCATCCGCGCCCTGGCGGAACGCGGCACTCCGCTGGTGGCGGTGCTCTGGGGGCGGGACGCGCGCACCCTGCGGCCGCTGCTGACGGGCGTGCCCACGGTCGAGTCCGCGCACCCCTCGCCCATGTCCGCCGATCGCGGCTTCTTCGGCTCCCGCCCCTTCAGCCGCGTCAACGACCTGCTGGCGCAGCAGGGCGCGCAGCCCGTCGACTGGCGCCTGCCGTGA